One region of Vairimorpha necatrix chromosome 10, complete sequence genomic DNA includes:
- a CDS encoding CDP-diacylglycerol-inositol 3-phosphatidyltransferase encodes MNLSVLFNIPNIVGYIRIFLLIFGNYKSKTIFILCYSLSSALDFFDGFLARKYNQSSILGKCLDMFTDRVSTVVISLRCIRDKFPLYNFISAYVIIDLLSHMFHFYLSAIENTQHKECTNLILSIYYYKPFLFSICFLTELFFIYCVSNIKRGYLFNVLYCSAICKMGFHIVQLASALSRLSDHKEKLD; translated from the coding sequence ATGAATCTTTCAGTTCTCTTTAATATTCCTAATATTGTAGGATACATAAGAATATTCTTACTAATATTTGGAAATTATAAGTCAAAAActattttcatattatgTTATTCTTTATCGTCCGCTTTAGATTTCTTTGATGGATTTCTTGCTCGAAAATATAATCAATCTTCTATATTGGGCAAATGTCTTGATATGTTTACTGACAGGGTTTCTACTGTAGTGATATCCCTAAGATGTATCAGAGATAAGTTTCCTTTATACAACTTTATATCTGCATATGTAATAATTGACCTTCTCTCTCATATGTTTCATTTCTATCTCTCGGCAATAGAAAATACTCAACATAAGGAGTGTACTAACTTAATATTatctatttattattataaacctttcttattttcaatatgTTTCTTGACAGAATTattctttatatattgtgtatcaaatataaaaagaggATATTTATTCAATGTACTGTATTGTTCAGCTATATGTAAAATGGGATTTCATATTGTACAATTAGCTAGTGCATTAAGTAGATTAAGTGACCATAAAGAGAAATtggattaa